One Nymphaea colorata isolate Beijing-Zhang1983 chromosome 12, ASM883128v2, whole genome shotgun sequence genomic window, CGTATTGGAAAAAAAACACTTGCTGGGGTGACGTAGAAGCTTGACAATCACACAACAAAGAACACATGGAATTGTAGCACCACCTAGGTGATGGAAACTACGATGTTTTGAAACCGCATCGCGCTTGAGACTAATCAATACCATTATTCAGAGCTAAAGATTAGAAAAACAGAGAACCCACAAAATGATAGCAGGGCGCTTCGATGCAATCTCATTGATGAGTTTCTTCAGAAAGGAAGGATCTTAGAGAATGCTGCAAACTCAATTATTTCCAATAAAATGGTAGACTCAAAGCAAGATACAAAAGAAACGTTCAATTTCTTGTGAAACCACCCCTCAAAGCTAGCGAGAGAAGGCAAAAGTCGAACTATTTCAGGAAACGTCTGATTGATAGCTGAACATGTACACTATTTACAATCGCACTGCACTAAAGCTGTCAGCAAAATAGCCACTCTGAGTATGCCACAAGAGAAGGAGCAGGAATATTTTAGGTGGCAAAAAAAATAGCTTCACTAGCTCCAACGTATACCAAAATCATGGACACTATTCTTGGGCCTCATCAGTGGTAGAGGTACCATATTTTGGTTTCAAATTCAGTGAAGGAGTTTCGACCGTCTCAGCTGTCTCAGAAGTTGCAGATCTGATAGTGCCATTAGCTGTCAACTCCACATCTGATGATTCAGTCGCCGGAGCAGTATTCTTCTGAACGGCTCCAACTTTAGCATATTTGCCCATGAACTTGTACTCCCAGTCCTGCAGGGCATCAAGCTCAAAAGCCCCAAGACCTTCAATATCTCCAGTTAAATCCTTCTCTTCAAAAGACATCTTTGCAAGAGCCCTGCTTGCATCTCTGCCAGCAAACAGTGCATAAGGCCCTCCGGGTCCATAGAACATTCTGAAAAATTATCAAGATAGACCAAAGTTCAATATTCCTCTCATGAGGGGATCAAGGCTTTTATAAGTGTCACCAAACAATGGGAGGAACATATATCTACATTCCAAACTGGCAAGTCTcagaagaaaaaatcagaagGGAAAAGTTTCAGGACATTTTTCAGCTAGCATGGCTAGGTATATGTTTGAACGATTAACATGTAACCTTTGTACAAAACAATGGGCACACAAGCAATCCATTGAGATGAATTTGTCTGTGAAATCGACAAAATCAAACTGCCTACAATTCCATtcctttgaaaaagaaaatgcccACAGATGACATTCAAGAACATGATAATACTTATCACAGAGCTTATTCCATAAGTCCATTGACCATGTACAGAACAAGCTCACAGATCAAGAAAGCCAGGAACA contains:
- the LOC116265518 gene encoding membrane steroid-binding protein 1-like, giving the protein MAVLQLWETLKLAITAYTGLSPATFFTVLAVAFAFYHVLSGMFSSSAPLPRRAVEEEEEREPLPPPVQLGEITEEELRAYDGSDPKKPLLMAIKGQIYDVSQSRMFYGPGGPYALFAGRDASRALAKMSFEEKDLTGDIEGLGAFELDALQDWEYKFMGKYAKVGAVQKNTAPATESSDVELTANGTIRSATSETAETVETPSLNLKPKYGTSTTDEAQE